Proteins co-encoded in one Acidithiobacillus caldus ATCC 51756 genomic window:
- a CDS encoding TolC family protein, with amino-acid sequence MTAGIPDAFRSLLFSLLALAAVRADASTLTLPMAIAEAMHAQPQIEQSAHNASASRDLSRAAHAQLLPQVSLATGSIWSESRAGQPLFVSANGPREVIAQVRVSFPLYDAELRALAKIARDQSAVARLQLQATRWMVVARVVNDYYRVATLMTQERIWKSTLSTDEKLYRDTYKAYRAGAVSRLDLVQTELLRNQARTGLRQSAAEAKAAMQVMNLQMGRPRRSTWVLAPLPCSIPVLPSFSVLAAQAEATQPLLQVAKQQIDVAQAQVAVRRGAIQPKIRAYGAYGVDTATAPRGKDLGWQGSISLSMPIFGFGAQRQQIAAAQEQLAALRSARRALILQIRSQLAQNYGAAVAAQKTLVNARRAEREAERVYAMTRKGYFAGALNALDLAQAEGAWVRARLDLSTAAVAVQLTRAQLELDTGRYPNSHTGIRTPSCS; translated from the coding sequence GTGACCGCCGGGATACCCGACGCCTTCCGCTCGCTACTTTTCTCACTTTTGGCTCTGGCCGCAGTCCGTGCCGATGCCTCTACCCTGACGCTGCCCATGGCGATTGCAGAGGCCATGCATGCGCAACCGCAAATCGAGCAGTCGGCGCACAACGCCTCCGCCAGCCGCGACCTATCCCGTGCCGCACATGCGCAGCTCCTGCCCCAGGTTTCCCTGGCTACGGGCAGTATCTGGTCTGAGAGTCGCGCGGGGCAGCCCTTGTTTGTCTCCGCCAATGGTCCGCGCGAGGTCATCGCCCAGGTGCGGGTTTCATTCCCACTCTACGATGCCGAGCTTCGTGCCCTGGCCAAGATTGCCAGGGATCAGTCGGCGGTGGCACGCTTACAATTGCAGGCAACGCGCTGGATGGTCGTCGCCCGGGTGGTCAACGATTACTACCGCGTCGCCACTTTGATGACGCAGGAGCGCATCTGGAAAAGCACCCTCAGTACCGATGAAAAACTCTACCGGGACACGTACAAGGCCTACCGTGCAGGTGCCGTGTCCAGGCTCGACCTAGTGCAGACCGAACTTTTGCGTAACCAAGCCCGTACCGGCCTGCGGCAGTCGGCAGCAGAAGCCAAGGCAGCCATGCAGGTGATGAATCTGCAGATGGGGCGACCGCGCAGGAGCACCTGGGTGTTGGCACCCCTGCCTTGCTCGATCCCGGTCCTCCCTTCCTTTTCGGTACTGGCAGCCCAGGCAGAAGCCACACAGCCCTTACTCCAGGTTGCCAAACAACAGATCGATGTCGCGCAGGCACAGGTCGCGGTACGACGCGGTGCGATTCAACCCAAGATTCGCGCGTATGGCGCTTACGGCGTGGATACGGCCACCGCTCCCCGTGGCAAGGATCTTGGTTGGCAAGGCTCCATTAGCCTGAGCATGCCCATCTTTGGGTTCGGGGCCCAGCGTCAGCAGATCGCAGCGGCGCAAGAGCAGCTGGCCGCACTGCGCTCGGCACGGCGGGCGCTCATCCTGCAGATACGGAGCCAGCTTGCCCAGAACTATGGCGCTGCCGTGGCAGCACAGAAAACCCTGGTCAATGCGCGAAGGGCAGAACGAGAGGCAGAGCGGGTCTATGCCATGACACGCAAGGGGTACTTTGCTGGCGCACTAAACGCCTTGGATCTGGCCCAGGCAGAGGGCGCCTGGGTACGTGCGCGGCTTGATCTCTCCACTGCAGCCGTCGCTGTGCAGCTGACCAGAGCGCAACTGGAGCTGGATACGGGACGCTACCCCAATAGCCACACAGGAATCAGGACGCCATCATGTTCATGA
- a CDS encoding antitoxin gives MHTERHVRFFRNGRNQSVRIPREFEMDAQEAIMRRGDDRLAIEPKRRKGLLATLASLSALDEEFPDTDRDLLPLDDIEL, from the coding sequence ATGCATACGGAACGTCATGTACGTTTTTTTCGCAATGGTCGCAATCAATCGGTGCGTATTCCCCGTGAGTTCGAGATGGACGCGCAAGAGGCCATCATGCGACGTGGGGATGATCGCCTGGCTATCGAGCCCAAAAGACGCAAAGGGCTTCTGGCCACTCTGGCGAGTCTTTCTGCCCTGGATGAAGAGTTCCCGGATACGGATCGCGATCTTCTCCCACTGGATGACATCGAGTTGTGA
- a CDS encoding universal stress protein: MDAAIRHILAAVDFSPAAEQTLHWASREALLHGARLTIAHVFSPQAMNLQLPEEILPPDLDLMTRLRKLAEVELQKLKSHCDPKLKATETLLIDSSEGIGHALVQEAQRSAVDLIVVASHGQGVLGRLLLGSVATDIVHHAHCAVLVVRPQSKN, translated from the coding sequence ATGGACGCAGCCATCCGCCACATCCTGGCCGCCGTAGATTTTTCGCCGGCGGCGGAGCAGACGCTCCACTGGGCCAGTCGCGAAGCGCTGCTGCACGGGGCCCGACTCACCATCGCACACGTCTTCAGTCCCCAGGCCATGAACCTGCAACTGCCGGAAGAGATCCTGCCGCCGGATCTCGATCTCATGACACGGCTGCGCAAGCTGGCCGAGGTGGAGCTGCAAAAGCTCAAGTCCCACTGCGATCCCAAGCTGAAAGCGACCGAAACGCTACTCATCGATAGTTCCGAGGGCATCGGTCACGCCCTCGTGCAGGAAGCACAGCGCAGCGCCGTCGACCTGATCGTCGTCGCCAGTCACGGCCAGGGCGTACTCGGACGCCTGCTGCTGGGCTCCGTGGCCACGGACATCGTGCATCATGCCCACTGTGCGGTGCTCGTGGTCAGGCCACAGAGCAAGAACTGA